One segment of Acidimicrobiales bacterium DNA contains the following:
- a CDS encoding C-terminal helicase domain-containing protein has translation EQHYPGATFPDGTPVRFPRPRLRTLRYDLDAAEAGLIGEMAALIGSLSMARYRPSAFEVNGEEAQAEAALGGLLQSAILKRFESCWWACLVTVRRMVSVHDAFLAAWEDGFVPSRAALHDAAVAEADDAGLAGWVAEALLDDESRPTSDYLPTYGEAVAADRGVLAAIESRLDRLSAEDDPKLADLRTLLAESPWAKVVVFATFGDTVRYLDAHLPAAIGGRDRVVVIGGDSDPDARAALLGRFCPDTVVRPGYVPPDGEVDLLVSTDVLSEGQNLQQAEAVVSYDMPWNPQRVVQRNGRVVRLKSPHEEVFLTTMLPEDGDLEALLRLEAAIRRKILAATVYGMETGVIEGVEPELRTYASRLAGGDESLLDDGGEDGAFAGEELRAELQRAMAEGETARLRALPWGVGATFRQGRGVPSMGDAGVFFACRTTDGTRYWRYVEDGGKVLDSDAEMLRRISPGSAAGLDTVAAAVDLEAAWAPAVASIVDEHNRRADPRADAERIGPAQRFALDLLRDPSVTLPPGAGAADEALSVERSSSVRQALAEIRRLLVEGEISRDDGARRVVDVVKEFGLQPVQPPPALSRITEEDVGVVCWMAVRPE, from the coding sequence GAGCAGCACTACCCGGGGGCGACGTTTCCCGATGGCACCCCCGTACGGTTCCCCCGGCCCCGGCTGCGGACTCTCCGGTACGACCTCGACGCCGCCGAGGCGGGCCTGATCGGGGAGATGGCGGCCCTGATCGGGTCCCTCTCCATGGCCCGCTATCGGCCGAGCGCGTTCGAAGTGAATGGCGAGGAAGCCCAGGCCGAAGCTGCCCTGGGGGGCCTGCTTCAGTCCGCCATCCTGAAGCGCTTCGAGTCCTGCTGGTGGGCCTGCCTGGTCACGGTGCGGCGCATGGTGTCCGTCCACGATGCGTTCCTTGCTGCGTGGGAGGACGGTTTCGTGCCTTCCCGGGCCGCCCTCCACGACGCCGCTGTTGCCGAGGCCGACGACGCCGGTCTGGCCGGATGGGTGGCGGAGGCGCTGCTCGACGACGAGTCCCGGCCCACCTCCGACTATCTGCCCACCTATGGAGAGGCGGTCGCCGCCGATCGGGGCGTGCTCGCCGCGATCGAGTCCCGCCTGGACCGCTTGTCGGCGGAGGACGACCCGAAGCTGGCGGACCTTCGCACGTTGCTCGCCGAATCGCCGTGGGCCAAGGTTGTGGTGTTCGCGACCTTCGGCGACACGGTGCGCTACCTCGACGCCCACCTGCCTGCCGCGATCGGCGGCCGGGACCGAGTGGTCGTCATCGGCGGCGACAGCGATCCCGACGCCCGTGCCGCGCTGCTGGGCCGGTTCTGCCCGGACACCGTCGTGCGACCCGGGTACGTCCCGCCGGACGGCGAGGTCGACCTGCTCGTTTCGACCGACGTGTTGTCGGAAGGCCAAAACCTGCAGCAGGCGGAAGCGGTGGTCAGTTACGACATGCCGTGGAACCCGCAGCGCGTCGTGCAGCGCAACGGCCGGGTGGTCCGGCTCAAGAGCCCCCATGAGGAGGTCTTTCTCACGACGATGCTCCCCGAGGACGGTGACCTCGAGGCGCTCCTGCGTCTGGAGGCCGCGATCCGGCGCAAGATCCTGGCCGCCACGGTCTACGGCATGGAGACGGGTGTGATCGAAGGCGTGGAGCCGGAGCTCCGGACCTACGCCTCAAGGCTGGCGGGGGGTGATGAGTCGCTCCTCGACGATGGTGGCGAGGACGGTGCCTTTGCGGGCGAGGAGCTGCGCGCCGAGTTGCAACGGGCGATGGCCGAGGGCGAGACCGCCCGGCTGCGGGCACTGCCGTGGGGCGTCGGCGCCACCTTCCGCCAGGGCCGCGGCGTGCCCTCGATGGGCGACGCCGGCGTCTTCTTCGCCTGCCGCACGACGGACGGCACCCGCTACTGGCGGTACGTTGAGGACGGCGGGAAAGTCCTCGACAGTGATGCCGAGATGCTGCGGCGCATCAGCCCTGGGTCTGCGGCCGGGCTCGACACGGTGGCTGCGGCCGTCGACCTCGAGGCGGCTTGGGCGCCGGCTGTCGCGTCCATCGTGGATGAGCACAACCGCCGGGCCGACCCTCGCGCCGACGCAGAGCGGATCGGGCCCGCGCAGAGATTTGCACTTGATCTTCTTCGTGATCCCTCAGTGACACTCCCGCCCGGGGCAGGGGCCGCCGACGAGGCACTGAGCGTCGAGCGCAGCTCCTCAGTCCGCCAAGCCCTAGCGGAGATCCGGCGGCTACTCGTCGAGGGCGAGATATCCCGGGACGACGGTGCGCGTCGTGTAGTGGACGTGGTTAAGGAGTTCGGCCTGCAGCCAGTCCAGCCGCCCCCGGCCCTGTCACGGATCACCGAGGAGGATGTCGGCGTGGTGTGCTGGATGGCAGTACGGCCAGAGTGA